In the genome of Halostella limicola, one region contains:
- a CDS encoding cupin domain-containing protein translates to MIRQRSPEADPNPIVREAYDELGELLAEGDDAFVEEGPALLADAVERDGFFENVTTDPAAPDEYTREKVIGDPGEHVIRFMEWPPEYTLMPHEHHGRPCFEVLVEGHLMLANLERTEVGDGEYTFDVVDSEVTRPGEPAVVDPRENEIHAVYSPVRSKSLHVYPSDNWRAFGYVPKDDSADNDVYERREFQLRDPAE, encoded by the coding sequence GATCCGAACCCGATCGTTCGCGAAGCGTACGACGAACTCGGCGAACTGCTGGCGGAGGGCGACGACGCGTTCGTCGAGGAGGGCCCCGCTCTGCTGGCGGACGCCGTCGAGCGCGACGGGTTCTTCGAGAACGTCACCACCGACCCCGCCGCGCCGGACGAGTACACCCGCGAGAAGGTCATCGGCGACCCCGGCGAGCACGTCATCCGATTCATGGAGTGGCCGCCCGAGTACACCCTGATGCCCCACGAGCACCACGGTCGCCCCTGCTTCGAGGTGCTCGTCGAGGGCCACCTCATGCTGGCGAACCTCGAACGCACCGAGGTCGGCGACGGCGAGTACACCTTCGACGTGGTCGACTCGGAGGTCACCCGCCCGGGCGAACCCGCGGTCGTCGACCCGCGGGAGAACGAGATCCACGCCGTGTACAGTCCCGTCCGGAGCAAGTCGCTCCACGTCTACCCCAGCGACAACTGGCGCGCGTTCGGCTACGTCCCGAAAGACGACAGCGCCGACAACGACGTGTACGAGCGCCGCGAGTTCCAGCTACGGGACCCGGCCGAGTGA
- the gcvT gene encoding glycine cleavage system aminomethyltransferase GcvT — MPLRTPPLRGAHDDRGASFTDFGGWEMPVEFDSIKTEHVAVRESAGIFDVSHMGEITVSGPDATALMQRLVTNDVTALDVGDSQYAMITDEDGVVLDDTVVYRLADESDATAEDDGESYLFVPNAGHDEEAYDRWTGYRDERGLDATVENRTEEYGMFAVQGPEAESLVTAAASDEVADLSRFEARWAAVDGVDCWVARTGYTGEDGFELIVPWDETETVWAAFDCQPCGLGARDTLRIEAGFLLSGQDFDPEENPRNPYEAGVGFTVKLDTEFVGRDALARAKEDGVDETFVGFRLTERGVPRHGYDITNADGDRIGTVTSGTMSPTLDEPIGLGYVPVEYDDPGTDVNVVVRDRPKRAEITTTPFIDQ; from the coding sequence ATGCCCCTACGGACGCCGCCTCTGCGCGGGGCGCACGACGACCGCGGCGCGTCGTTCACGGACTTCGGCGGGTGGGAGATGCCCGTCGAGTTCGACTCGATCAAGACGGAACACGTCGCGGTACGGGAGTCCGCCGGCATCTTCGACGTCTCGCACATGGGCGAGATCACCGTCAGCGGCCCCGACGCGACGGCGCTGATGCAGCGGCTCGTCACCAACGACGTGACCGCCCTCGACGTCGGCGACTCGCAGTACGCGATGATCACCGACGAGGACGGCGTCGTCCTCGACGACACGGTCGTCTACCGCCTCGCTGACGAGAGCGATGCGACCGCCGAGGACGACGGCGAGTCGTACCTCTTCGTGCCCAACGCCGGCCACGACGAGGAGGCGTACGACCGCTGGACGGGCTACCGCGACGAGCGCGGCCTCGACGCGACTGTCGAGAACCGCACCGAGGAGTACGGCATGTTCGCCGTGCAGGGCCCCGAGGCCGAGTCGCTCGTGACGGCGGCGGCCAGCGACGAGGTCGCCGACCTCTCGCGTTTCGAGGCCCGCTGGGCCGCCGTCGACGGCGTCGACTGCTGGGTCGCCCGCACCGGCTACACCGGCGAGGACGGCTTCGAACTTATCGTCCCGTGGGACGAGACGGAGACCGTCTGGGCGGCGTTCGACTGTCAGCCCTGCGGCCTCGGCGCACGCGACACGCTCCGCATCGAGGCCGGGTTCCTGCTCTCCGGGCAGGACTTCGACCCCGAGGAGAACCCGCGGAACCCCTACGAGGCCGGCGTCGGCTTCACCGTCAAACTCGACACGGAGTTCGTCGGGCGCGACGCGCTCGCCCGTGCGAAGGAAGACGGGGTCGACGAGACGTTCGTCGGCTTCCGGCTCACCGAGCGGGGCGTCCCGCGGCACGGCTACGACATCACGAACGCCGACGGGGACCGCATCGGCACCGTCACCAGCGGGACGATGAGTCCCACGCTCGACGAGCCGATCGGCCTCGGCTACGTCCCCGTCGAGTACGACGATCCCGGCACCGACGTCAACGTCGTCGTCCGGGACCGACCGAAGCGCGCGGAAATCACCACCACACCTTTCATCGACCAATGA
- the gcvH gene encoding glycine cleavage system protein GcvH, which produces MSFDVPDDLGYMESHEWARNDDGTVRVGITDFAQDELGDVVFVELPDVGDDVAKDDEFGVIESIKAVSDLYAPVSGEVTAVNEQLFDAPELVNEDPFGEGWMMEIEASDPGELDDLMSADQYRKQVE; this is translated from the coding sequence ATGAGCTTCGACGTACCTGACGACCTCGGCTACATGGAATCGCACGAATGGGCGCGCAACGACGACGGCACCGTCCGCGTCGGCATCACGGACTTCGCCCAGGACGAACTCGGCGACGTCGTGTTCGTCGAACTCCCCGACGTCGGCGACGACGTCGCGAAGGACGACGAGTTCGGCGTCATCGAGAGCATCAAGGCCGTCTCCGACCTCTACGCCCCCGTCTCCGGCGAGGTGACGGCCGTCAACGAGCAGCTGTTCGACGCGCCCGAACTCGTCAACGAGGACCCGTTCGGCGAGGGCTGGATGATGGAGATCGAGGCCAGCGACCCCGGAGAACTCGACGACCTCATGTCCGCCGACCAGTACCGGAAACAGGTCGAGTAG